A stretch of the Coprobacillus cateniformis genome encodes the following:
- a CDS encoding type II secretion system F family protein encodes MNKDYMFLKNFYTLLSSHYTVEESLIICKHILNHPAIPYMNNELQKGMDLENIILNAELPELFKEYFYFFKNKKCLSEAIEKSLDICTSLQNYQNQLKSKLTYPLILIVFLFLFSVFVVFILLPNVNQLFISFQIEKTLWIQVAFISFYLIPFLIIVLGIAVVYLLTKLIIALKKKSFRIIEWYLKLPLFKVFLQKYFSLKFATYYQELLTEDMDSARIIKLLNEQMNHSDLKIVLYEMNNRLQEGETLEDILVDFEYLDPLFLSFFQMYMKNPTQHDSLIYYIQLTYDQIDLWIASFLKYLIPSIYSFVAVFVITIYISIIIPMMNIISEI; translated from the coding sequence ATGAATAAGGATTATATGTTTCTTAAAAATTTTTATACACTTTTAAGTAGTCATTATACGGTTGAAGAATCACTGATTATTTGTAAACATATTTTAAATCATCCGGCTATTCCATATATGAATAATGAACTTCAAAAAGGAATGGATTTAGAAAATATTATATTAAATGCTGAACTGCCAGAATTATTTAAAGAATATTTCTATTTTTTTAAAAACAAGAAATGTTTATCAGAAGCCATTGAAAAAAGCTTAGATATTTGCACATCATTACAAAATTATCAAAATCAATTAAAATCGAAGCTAACTTATCCTCTTATTCTTATTGTGTTTTTATTTCTTTTTTCTGTTTTTGTAGTTTTTATTTTATTGCCTAATGTTAATCAACTTTTTATTTCATTTCAAATTGAAAAGACATTATGGATTCAGGTGGCATTTATTTCATTTTATTTGATTCCTTTTTTGATAATTGTATTGGGTATAGCTGTTGTTTATTTGTTAACAAAATTAATAATAGCACTTAAGAAAAAGTCATTTCGTATTATTGAATGGTACTTAAAATTGCCATTGTTTAAGGTGTTTTTACAGAAATATTTTTCACTTAAATTTGCTACATACTATCAGGAATTACTCACTGAGGATATGGATAGTGCAAGAATTATTAAACTTTTAAATGAACAGATGAATCATAGTGATTTAAAAATTGTTTTATATGAAATGAATAATCGTTTGCAAGAGGGAGAAACATTAGAAGATATTCTTGTGGACTTTGAATATTTAGATCCTTTGTTTCTTAGTTTTTTTCAAATGTATATGAAAAATCCTACACAACATGATTCATTAATATATTATATACAATTAACTTATGATCAGATAGATTTGTGGATTGCTAGTTTTCTAAAATATCTAATACCCTCTATTTATAGTTTTGTGGCAGTTTTTGTAATAACGATTTATATATCTATTATTATTCCGATGATGAATATTATCTCTGAAATTTAG
- the comGC gene encoding competence type IV pilus major pilin ComGC, whose product MNKKGFTLIEMIFCISVILVILLLVIPNVTSKNTVVKNKGCDAQIEVVNSQILLYEIENGELPTSISDLTGGTHPYLTEKQGICPNGKSISIDDGQAYVDE is encoded by the coding sequence ATGAACAAAAAAGGTTTTACATTAATTGAAATGATATTTTGTATTAGCGTTATCTTAGTTATTCTCTTATTAGTTATTCCAAACGTGACATCAAAAAATACAGTTGTTAAAAATAAAGGGTGTGATGCTCAAATTGAAGTTGTCAATTCTCAAATATTATTGTATGAAATAGAGAATGGAGAATTACCAACAAGTATTTCTGATTTAACAGGTGGGACACATCCTTATTTGACTGAAAAGCAAGGAATATGTCCTAATGGAAAAAGCATTTCAATTGATGATGGTCAAGCATATGTTGACGAATAG
- the comGD gene encoding competence type IV pilus minor pilin ComGD: MEKAFQLMMVKHMLTNRGFTLVETLFVLFIICMLSLLTMTLHLPNKNNQVIIQEITEFLNQAKLEAIVSKKTVTVQFLKDKVLWKTTDKEKNYQLSENTYFDSYKMTFNSAGHIKTAKTVTYHTLQQDFQFVYQVGSGCFYVQ; this comes from the coding sequence ATGGAAAAAGCATTTCAATTGATGATGGTCAAGCATATGTTGACGAATAGAGGTTTTACATTGGTGGAAACACTATTTGTTTTATTTATTATTTGTATGCTCTCTTTGCTCACAATGACATTGCATCTACCAAATAAGAATAATCAAGTCATTATTCAAGAAATAACAGAATTTTTAAATCAAGCAAAATTGGAAGCGATCGTTTCAAAAAAAACTGTTACAGTTCAATTTTTAAAAGATAAGGTCCTCTGGAAAACGACTGATAAAGAAAAAAACTATCAATTAAGTGAAAACACTTATTTTGATTCATACAAAATGACTTTTAATTCGGCTGGTCATATTAAAACTGCAAAAACTGTTACATATCATACTTTGCAACAGGATTTTCAGTTTGTATATCAAGTTGGTAGTGGGTGCTTTTATGTTCAATAA
- a CDS encoding competence type IV pilus minor pilin ComGF gives MSITMIIVLSLTGFYRIIAHSNQISSYDEDIYIAAKQVSQYAIGSCYEEVDDSYTYYNFEQEEVTFELNNRRLVKTPGFEIMLTNIDNLYFVIENNNIYMNIERSEREYRFLVNYAKEKEEEDIPDEELE, from the coding sequence TTGTCAATTACAATGATTATTGTATTGTCATTAACAGGTTTTTATCGTATAATTGCTCACTCGAATCAAATATCTTCTTATGATGAGGATATCTATATTGCTGCCAAACAGGTGAGTCAGTATGCTATAGGGAGTTGTTATGAAGAAGTTGATGATTCTTATACATATTATAATTTTGAACAAGAGGAGGTAACTTTTGAGCTCAACAATAGACGACTTGTAAAAACTCCTGGATTTGAAATTATGTTGACGAATATTGATAACTTATATTTTGTTATAGAAAATAATAATATATATATGAATATTGAAAGAAGCGAAAGAGAATATCGTTTTTTGGTTAACTATGCAAAAGAAAAAGAGGAGGAAGATATTCCTGATGAAGAACTTGAATAA